Genomic window (Deinococcus aquiradiocola):
AGCACCCGCGTCCGTGCTCTCCGGCGGGCTCCATGCTCCCCGGTGCCCGTGACGGGCGGACGCGGCCCGCTGCGCCGCTCCGAGCGACTGCGCGAAATGCACCCGCACGAACCCCGCACCATGCCGGACCTCCAGCACGAACACCCTCACGGCGGGGGACGCCGCCCGGCGAGCATCAGAACACCCCGAGCTGCAGAAACAGGTACGTGATCGGCACGGCGAACAGCAGCGAATCCAGGCGGTCCAGCAGCCCCCCGTGCCCCGGCAGGCTGGTGCCGCTGTCCTTCGCGCCCAGCGAGCGTTTCAGCAGGCTCTCGGACAGGTCGCCCAGCTGAGACGCGCTCGCCACGAGCGCCGAGTACAGGAACGCGTCGAACAGCGACCAGATGCCCGCCAGCCGCGTCACGACCAGCACCAGCAGGAAACTCGCGACGAGCCCCCCGATGGCACCCTCCACCGTCTTGGCGGGACTCACTTCCGGCGCCAGCTTCCGCCGACCGAAGAAGTACCCCGCGAAGAACCCGCCGATGTCCGTCGCGAACGTCGCCAGGAGCGGCAGCGCGAAGTAGATCAGGCCGTCCGTGCCGTTCGGCGTGTACCGCAGCAGCAGGAAGTACCCGAGCAGCCACGGGATGTACAGCAGCCCGAACAGGCTGTACACGATCCGCTCCAGCGGCCGCTCGCCCGGACGGATCACCTCGATCACCAGGAAGTAGAACAGCGCGAAGCCCAGGATCACCTCGCGCCACGACCCGCCCGCCCACGGGGAGGGGAGGCCCGGCAGGCTCGCCACGATCAGCGCCGACCCGAACAGGTACACGCTGATGTGCCGCACGTCCAGATCACGGCGGTCCAGCATCCGCACGTACTCGCGCAGCGACAGGAACGACACGAGCAGCAGGGCGGGCAGCAGCGTCGGCCAGCCGAACAGCACGGCCAGCACCACCACGCTGAACCCCACCACGGAGGTCAGGACCCGGACGCTCAGCGTCTCCATGAACTCCGGGCCGCGGACGCGCGGTGGGGCCGACAACGGCTCTGGAATGTCAGGGGGGCGCGGGGCCTCACCCTAGGATGTCCTGCTCCTTGCGGGCCGTCACGTCGTCCACCTTGCGGATGAACTCGTCCGTGACCTTCTGCACTTCGGTCTCGCCGCGCTTCACCTCGTCCTCGCCGACACCCTCCAGCTTCTTGAGGTCGTCGAGCGAGTTCTTGCGAATGTTGCGCACCGCGACCTTCGCGTCCTCGGCGTACCCGCGCGCGTTCTTGACGAGGTCCTTGCGGCGCTCCTCGGTCAGCATCGGCAGGCTGATGAAGATGGTGTCGCCCTTGTTGTTCGGGTTCAGGCCCAGGTCGCTGTCGCGGATGGCGCGCTCGATGGCGGGCAGCACGCTGCGGTCCCACGGCTGGATGTTCAGGGTGCGCGAGTCGGGCGTCGTGATGTTCGCCAGCTGATCGACCGGCATGGGCGTCCCGTGGTAATCCACCACGATCTTCTTCAGGATGCCGGGGTTCGCGCGGCCCGTCCGCAGGATCGAGAGGTTGCTCTCCAGCGCCTCGATGGCCTTGCCCATGCGTTCGCGGGCTGCACTGCTGATGTCTTTGATGTCCATGTGAAACTCCTTGCGGCCCATTGTAGTGCGTCCCCGCGCGGGCCGCCAGAACACGAAATGCGGAGGGAAGCGTCCAGGCCCGCCCCGTCCAGCCCGCCCACCGCGTGGGCCGGACGGGGCAGGGCTGGTCAGGCTTTCGGGGTGTGGATGAGCGTCCCGACCCGCTCGCCGTGGAACAGGCGGCGCAGGTTGCCCGGCTCGAAGAT
Coding sequences:
- the frr gene encoding ribosome recycling factor; the protein is MDIKDISSAARERMGKAIEALESNLSILRTGRANPGILKKIVVDYHGTPMPVDQLANITTPDSRTLNIQPWDRSVLPAIERAIRDSDLGLNPNNKGDTIFISLPMLTEERRKDLVKNARGYAEDAKVAVRNIRKNSLDDLKKLEGVGEDEVKRGETEVQKVTDEFIRKVDDVTARKEQDILG
- a CDS encoding phosphatidate cytidylyltransferase, coding for METLSVRVLTSVVGFSVVVLAVLFGWPTLLPALLLVSFLSLREYVRMLDRRDLDVRHISVYLFGSALIVASLPGLPSPWAGGSWREVILGFALFYFLVIEVIRPGERPLERIVYSLFGLLYIPWLLGYFLLLRYTPNGTDGLIYFALPLLATFATDIGGFFAGYFFGRRKLAPEVSPAKTVEGAIGGLVASFLLVLVVTRLAGIWSLFDAFLYSALVASASQLGDLSESLLKRSLGAKDSGTSLPGHGGLLDRLDSLLFAVPITYLFLQLGVF